In the genome of Pseudoglutamicibacter cumminsii, one region contains:
- a CDS encoding RsmB/NOP family class I SAM-dependent RNA methyltransferase, giving the protein MSRDSRSNDRTPRSRGGAGNDRPRRGQQQGQGKRQGSADGSRRNAKGRERNRGGRQPRQFSAAAPSQRSRNADPARKVAFDVLQAVAVDNAYANLALPHHIRRARLDQRDAGFATELTYGSLRELASLDAVLAECSDRPLKNIDPPVLDVLRIGTYQLLHMRVPQHAAVDETVALARDCVGAGAGGFVNAVLRRVTERSREEWAETLESSITDPMARLALRYSHPEWVVRALRSSLVVHGRSAEDLEALLVADNVAPAVHLAALPGIATEQELKRLKATPSTWVPEAYSVNSGGGPLRWPGVAEGHIRVQDHGSQLAARVLAEADVAGTDAGRWLDMSAGPGGKAALLAAIAAQRGAHLTANEVQEHRSNLVKQALRAVDEKAWTSVTGDGRDIGKAQPNHYDRVLLDAPCSGLGALRRRPESRWRKQPSDIPALTRLQSELLNSALDALRPGGVLAYVTCSPHPAETLAILEDAFHRRKDIELLDTGAVLDSVTLTGKGDATRPADPVVGTNTGSTAQLFPHSHGTDAMFMALITKKEQA; this is encoded by the coding sequence ATGAGCCGAGATTCACGCTCAAATGACCGCACCCCACGCTCCCGCGGAGGGGCCGGGAACGATCGCCCACGCCGCGGTCAGCAGCAGGGCCAGGGTAAAAGGCAGGGTAGCGCCGACGGCTCGCGCCGCAACGCTAAAGGCCGCGAACGAAACCGCGGCGGCCGCCAGCCCCGCCAATTCAGCGCCGCAGCTCCATCGCAACGCAGCCGCAACGCCGACCCCGCACGCAAAGTAGCGTTCGATGTTCTGCAGGCCGTTGCTGTCGACAACGCGTACGCGAACCTCGCCCTGCCGCACCATATTCGTCGCGCCCGTCTCGACCAGCGGGACGCCGGTTTTGCAACCGAGCTGACCTACGGCTCGCTCCGAGAACTCGCAAGCCTCGATGCGGTCCTGGCCGAATGCTCCGACCGCCCACTCAAAAACATCGACCCACCGGTCCTAGACGTTCTGCGGATCGGCACATACCAGCTGCTTCACATGCGCGTCCCGCAGCACGCCGCAGTCGACGAAACCGTGGCGCTGGCCCGCGACTGCGTAGGTGCCGGAGCAGGTGGCTTCGTCAACGCGGTGCTCCGCCGAGTTACGGAACGCTCGCGTGAAGAATGGGCTGAAACGCTCGAATCCTCGATCACCGACCCGATGGCGCGGCTCGCGCTCCGGTATTCGCACCCCGAATGGGTGGTTCGTGCGCTGCGCTCTTCACTCGTCGTGCACGGGCGTTCGGCTGAAGATCTCGAGGCCCTACTCGTCGCCGACAACGTGGCTCCTGCAGTGCATCTGGCCGCGCTTCCAGGGATCGCAACCGAGCAAGAACTCAAACGCCTCAAAGCCACACCGTCAACCTGGGTTCCCGAAGCCTACTCCGTGAACTCGGGTGGCGGCCCGCTGCGTTGGCCTGGCGTTGCCGAAGGTCACATCCGCGTGCAGGACCACGGTTCGCAACTCGCCGCCCGCGTCCTGGCGGAAGCCGATGTTGCAGGCACCGACGCTGGACGTTGGCTCGATATGTCCGCAGGCCCCGGAGGCAAGGCGGCGCTGTTGGCCGCGATTGCCGCTCAACGCGGGGCACACCTGACGGCGAATGAAGTTCAGGAACACCGCTCGAACCTCGTGAAACAAGCGCTTCGCGCGGTCGATGAGAAGGCATGGACATCCGTCACGGGTGACGGCCGAGACATCGGTAAGGCACAGCCGAACCACTACGACCGCGTCCTGCTCGACGCCCCATGTTCAGGGCTCGGTGCGTTGCGTCGCCGCCCGGAAAGCCGCTGGCGCAAACAGCCATCCGACATTCCGGCGTTGACCCGCCTGCAGAGCGAACTTCTGAACTCTGCCCTGGACGCGCTGCGCCCAGGTGGGGTGCTCGCGTACGTGACGTGCTCACCGCACCCGGCGGAAACCCTCGCGATCCTCGAAGACGCGTTCCACCGTCGGAAAGACATCGAACTGCTCGACACCGGAGCCGTCCTCGACTCCGTAACGCTCACCGGCAAAGGTGACGCGACCCGCCCAGCCGACCCCGTCGTCGGAACCAACACCGGTTCCACGGCCCAACTTTTCCCGCACTCCCATGGAACCGACGCCATGTTCATGGCCCTCATTACCAAGAAGGAACAAGCATGA
- the trpE gene encoding anthranilate synthase component I, translated as MSVPKVIPNLTREEFVATAASVDGPRVIPVTARMLADGLTPLGVYRRLADQRPGTFLLESATAGQWARYSFIGAGSAAMLAESEGQAVWEGAPPVGIPSEGGVMDVLRETLQFLKRGQQNVTRPSFPFVSGLMGYIGWDAVRYWEKLGEGPADDMQVPMLALQLVTDMAVYDHLDGSLTLVANAYNKNGLDTGAERAYDDAVARLQRMAQRLGEPSEAEAPVPMPSADVSREEMFATVKQTWAEPEFLKAIDTIKDAIVDGEVFQAVVGRRFELPTQASALDVYRVLRATNPSPYMYVATYQTGDGEPFSVVGSSPEALVTVKSGNVVTHPIAGSRPRGATPTGDDALAKELLEDPKERSEHIMLVDLSRNDLSKVCTPGTVDVTQFMEIVRYSHIMHMESTVTGDVEAHANAYDVLRAVFPAGTLSGAPKPRALQLLDQLEPVGRGIYGGVVGYFDSAGDMDMAIAIRTAVLKDETAYVSAGAGIVADSQPESEALETVNKAFAPLRAVWLADELSSPERGGENASH; from the coding sequence ATGAGCGTTCCGAAGGTCATTCCAAACCTCACGCGTGAGGAGTTTGTTGCTACTGCAGCATCGGTCGATGGCCCCCGGGTCATCCCGGTGACCGCTCGGATGCTCGCTGACGGCCTCACCCCGTTGGGCGTGTACCGGCGTCTTGCCGATCAGCGTCCGGGAACGTTCCTGCTCGAATCCGCAACGGCCGGCCAGTGGGCACGGTATTCCTTCATTGGCGCCGGAAGCGCTGCGATGCTCGCCGAATCCGAGGGACAAGCGGTGTGGGAAGGCGCCCCGCCGGTCGGGATCCCGTCTGAGGGCGGCGTCATGGATGTTCTGCGGGAGACCCTGCAGTTCCTCAAGCGCGGCCAGCAGAATGTGACCCGCCCATCGTTCCCTTTCGTTTCCGGCTTGATGGGATACATCGGATGGGATGCGGTCCGTTATTGGGAAAAGCTTGGCGAAGGCCCTGCCGATGACATGCAGGTCCCGATGCTCGCGCTCCAGCTTGTGACCGACATGGCTGTATACGACCACCTGGATGGCTCGCTGACCCTGGTCGCTAATGCGTATAACAAGAATGGCCTCGACACCGGCGCTGAACGCGCTTATGACGATGCGGTGGCTCGCTTGCAGCGGATGGCTCAGCGGCTCGGTGAACCTTCAGAAGCCGAAGCTCCCGTGCCGATGCCGTCCGCGGATGTCTCTCGTGAAGAAATGTTCGCGACCGTCAAGCAGACGTGGGCTGAGCCTGAGTTCCTGAAAGCGATCGATACGATCAAGGACGCGATCGTGGACGGCGAAGTGTTCCAGGCGGTTGTGGGACGGCGGTTCGAGCTCCCAACCCAAGCGAGCGCGTTGGACGTCTACCGCGTCCTGCGGGCGACCAACCCGAGCCCGTACATGTATGTCGCTACCTACCAGACAGGGGACGGCGAACCGTTCTCGGTAGTCGGGTCTTCACCGGAAGCGCTTGTGACCGTTAAGTCAGGCAACGTCGTGACCCACCCGATCGCTGGCTCCCGCCCACGTGGAGCAACACCGACCGGCGACGACGCCCTGGCGAAAGAACTCCTCGAAGACCCCAAGGAACGGTCTGAGCACATCATGCTCGTGGACCTTTCCCGCAACGACCTCTCCAAGGTCTGCACCCCTGGCACTGTGGACGTCACCCAGTTCATGGAGATCGTGCGCTACAGCCACATCATGCACATGGAATCCACCGTGACCGGGGACGTCGAGGCTCACGCGAACGCCTACGATGTGCTACGCGCCGTGTTCCCGGCCGGAACCCTCTCCGGGGCGCCTAAGCCTCGTGCATTGCAATTGCTAGATCAGCTTGAGCCGGTAGGCCGCGGGATCTATGGCGGCGTGGTCGGTTACTTCGATTCCGCAGGTGACATGGATATGGCCATCGCGATCCGGACCGCTGTCCTGAAAGACGAGACCGCCTACGTTTCAGCAGGCGCAGGCATTGTGGCTGATTCCCAACCGGAATCCGAAGCACTTGAGACCGTGAACAAGGCCTTCGCGCCACTGCGCGCCGTATGGCTTGCAGATGAACTCAGCTCACCTGAACGCGGAGGCGAAAATGCCTCGCACTAA
- the pnuC gene encoding nicotinamide riboside transporter PnuC — translation MDFLRWLVDMFNGTIDLPGGQVLVVREVVGNVFGLASALGGMRRKVWAWPIGIAGNLLLLTVFLGSLIDPNATMPHLLGQAGRQIMFIVVSVYGWVRWNQSRKQRGAGSSQAITPRWGGWGVRVGMLLVMVIGAVALTPLFAALGSYDPVWADAWTFIGSLVATYGMAKGWTEFWLAWVAVDVVGVPLLFSAGYFASAFMYLFYGVFTLIGFFVWARAQKNEKPSISSMETLDPTVE, via the coding sequence ATGGATTTTCTGCGGTGGCTTGTCGACATGTTCAACGGGACGATCGATCTGCCTGGCGGGCAGGTTCTTGTGGTCCGCGAAGTCGTCGGCAATGTTTTCGGTTTGGCATCGGCTCTTGGCGGTATGCGCCGTAAAGTGTGGGCCTGGCCTATCGGTATTGCGGGCAACCTCTTGTTGCTCACCGTTTTCTTAGGGTCCCTGATTGACCCGAACGCGACAATGCCTCACCTGTTGGGGCAGGCCGGCCGTCAGATCATGTTCATCGTGGTCTCCGTGTACGGGTGGGTTCGCTGGAATCAAAGCCGTAAGCAGCGCGGCGCTGGCTCATCCCAAGCGATCACCCCACGATGGGGTGGCTGGGGCGTTCGCGTAGGGATGCTGCTGGTCATGGTGATCGGTGCGGTTGCCCTGACTCCGCTGTTCGCTGCGTTGGGTTCATATGATCCGGTGTGGGCTGACGCGTGGACCTTCATTGGTTCGCTCGTGGCTACCTACGGTATGGCGAAGGGCTGGACTGAGTTCTGGCTCGCGTGGGTCGCCGTGGATGTTGTGGGTGTCCCGCTGCTGTTCTCGGCCGGCTATTTCGCATCGGCGTTCATGTACCTGTTCTATGGCGTGTTCACGCTGATCGGCTTCTTCGTGTGGGCCCGGGCTCAGAAAAACGAGAAGCCATCGATCTCGAGCATGGAGACACTCGACCCAACCGTGGAGTGA
- the trpC gene encoding indole-3-glycerol phosphate synthase TrpC — protein sequence MAEATVLDQIIEGVKEDLAARKQLVPLEEMKRRAAEAAPARDALAALSPNADSAFAVISEVKRRSPSKGALADIPEPADLAAEYEAGGAAAISVLTEQRRFGGSLADFDAVRARVDVPLLRKDFTVDEYQIYEARAHGADLVLLIVAALTDQELSDFLELTHVLGMNALVETHTPEEIERATKVGSKIVGVNVRNLKTLDVDTGHYAELAKHLPAGVVTVAESGVEDIEQVKTYAHAGADAVLVGEALVKHAQPRETVAEFTATGHAIRSAAR from the coding sequence ATGGCAGAGGCCACTGTTCTGGATCAGATCATCGAAGGTGTTAAGGAAGATCTGGCCGCACGCAAGCAGCTTGTGCCGCTTGAAGAGATGAAGCGCCGTGCCGCTGAAGCCGCACCAGCCCGCGATGCGCTGGCCGCCTTGTCCCCTAACGCTGACTCCGCTTTCGCCGTGATTTCCGAGGTCAAGCGTCGCTCGCCATCGAAGGGCGCGCTCGCTGACATCCCGGAGCCAGCGGATCTTGCCGCTGAATACGAAGCCGGTGGCGCCGCCGCTATCTCAGTTCTGACGGAACAGCGCCGCTTTGGTGGCTCACTTGCAGATTTCGATGCGGTACGGGCACGTGTCGACGTCCCGTTGCTACGCAAAGACTTCACGGTCGACGAGTACCAGATCTACGAAGCACGAGCGCACGGAGCTGACCTGGTACTGCTGATCGTTGCGGCCTTGACGGATCAGGAGCTCAGCGACTTCCTCGAGCTCACTCACGTGCTGGGAATGAACGCGCTCGTCGAAACGCACACTCCGGAAGAGATCGAACGCGCTACGAAAGTCGGTTCCAAGATCGTGGGCGTTAACGTTCGCAACCTCAAGACCCTCGATGTCGATACCGGCCACTATGCTGAACTCGCCAAGCATCTACCAGCTGGGGTTGTGACGGTCGCTGAATCTGGCGTCGAAGACATCGAACAGGTCAAGACCTACGCACACGCGGGTGCAGACGCGGTCCTCGTCGGCGAGGCCCTCGTCAAACACGCACAGCCACGCGAAACCGTCGCCGAGTTCACGGCTACCGGTCACGCCATCAGGTCCGCTGCCCGCTAA
- the hisG gene encoding ATP phosphoribosyltransferase, giving the protein MLRVAVPNKGSLSAAVTEMLSEAGYRQRRDSRELALTDPENDVEFFYLRPRDIAVYVGRGVLDLGITGRDLMMDADVDDAVEELMPLGIGASTFRIAGPQGEFSDFSELNGKRIATSYRVLVDHYLEEHGIQAETVRLDGAIETSIRLGVADAVADVVETGSTMRAAGLEPFGPALMKSEAVLIGRKDHHPKAEDRLVRRLRGVIVARQYAMLDYDIPKSLVDEAMRLTPGLESPTISPLADPEWVAVRAMVKENQVNRVMDELYDVGARAILVTPINACRL; this is encoded by the coding sequence ATTTTGCGTGTAGCTGTTCCGAATAAGGGTTCGTTGTCTGCCGCCGTGACGGAGATGTTGTCAGAGGCGGGGTATCGTCAGCGTCGTGATTCTCGTGAACTGGCGTTGACTGACCCTGAGAACGATGTTGAGTTCTTCTATCTGCGGCCGCGTGACATCGCGGTTTATGTTGGCCGCGGCGTCTTGGATCTGGGGATCACGGGCCGTGATTTGATGATGGACGCCGATGTGGATGATGCGGTGGAGGAGCTCATGCCGTTGGGCATCGGTGCTTCGACCTTCCGCATCGCTGGCCCGCAGGGTGAGTTCTCTGATTTCTCGGAGCTCAACGGTAAGCGGATCGCCACGAGTTACCGGGTTTTGGTCGACCACTATCTTGAGGAGCACGGGATCCAGGCGGAGACGGTCCGCTTGGATGGTGCGATTGAGACGTCGATCCGCTTAGGTGTTGCCGATGCGGTGGCCGATGTGGTGGAGACGGGGTCGACGATGCGCGCGGCTGGCTTGGAGCCGTTTGGCCCTGCGTTGATGAAGTCTGAGGCCGTTTTGATTGGCCGGAAGGATCACCACCCGAAGGCAGAAGATAGGTTGGTGCGTCGTTTGCGCGGTGTGATTGTGGCGCGCCAGTACGCGATGCTGGATTACGACATCCCTAAGTCCTTGGTGGATGAGGCGATGCGGTTGACCCCGGGGCTTGAATCGCCGACGATTTCCCCTTTGGCTGATCCTGAGTGGGTTGCGGTGCGAGCCATGGTTAAGGAGAACCAGGTGAACCGCGTCATGGATGAGTTGTATGACGTGGGGGCTCGCGCGATTTTGGTGACCCCGATCAACGCGTGCCGTTTGTAG
- the hisI gene encoding phosphoribosyl-AMP cyclohydrolase, with protein sequence MSDSRELSAELAADAVSDASETSAAPAFDTAVLKFNPDGLIPAVVQDAESLQVLMLGWMDAEAVRRSATSGRATYWSRSRQEYWRKGDTSGHIQEVVAMHYDCDADTILLTVKQTGAACHTGTRSCFDDRVIPVTTPAQATQARETQAHETQTGDKS encoded by the coding sequence GTGTCTGATTCTCGTGAACTTTCTGCTGAGCTAGCCGCAGATGCGGTCTCCGATGCGAGCGAAACGTCTGCAGCGCCGGCCTTCGATACTGCCGTTTTGAAATTCAATCCGGACGGCCTGATCCCTGCTGTTGTGCAGGATGCTGAGTCGTTGCAGGTTTTGATGCTCGGCTGGATGGATGCCGAGGCGGTGCGCCGGAGCGCTACGAGCGGCCGTGCGACGTACTGGTCTCGTTCGCGACAAGAATATTGGCGCAAGGGTGACACATCGGGTCACATTCAGGAAGTCGTTGCGATGCACTATGACTGTGATGCCGACACGATCTTGCTGACTGTGAAGCAGACAGGTGCCGCGTGCCACACGGGGACGCGTTCGTGCTTTGACGATCGCGTCATCCCTGTCACCACACCAGCACAGGCAACACAAGCACGCGAGACACAGGCACACGAGACGCAAACGGGGGATAAGTCATGA
- a CDS encoding HGxxPAAW family protein, with product MPLDRQTIAHDPIHEQHLGHGNTVASWAMFTIMFVGFLLSCIAFTIPNWFLFWTGGVILVVGIIVGLVLKAAGFGVGGSRTKHD from the coding sequence ATGCCTCTCGATCGCCAGACCATTGCTCATGACCCAATCCATGAGCAGCACCTGGGCCACGGCAACACTGTTGCTTCGTGGGCAATGTTCACCATCATGTTTGTTGGCTTCCTGCTGTCCTGCATCGCCTTCACCATCCCCAACTGGTTCCTCTTCTGGACCGGCGGCGTGATCCTGGTTGTCGGCATCATCGTCGGCCTCGTTCTGAAGGCTGCTGGCTTTGGCGTGGGCGGCTCCCGTACAAAGCACGACTAA
- a CDS encoding Trp biosynthesis-associated membrane protein yields the protein MPRTNEPPRTETTPTKRRFGQRKHVVLAGLALSIAALILISQTWITVGAPDTGVAVASLDVAGGTASPAAVALAVVMLAATIALTIAGPITRWVITVVQALAGAGIAGVSIWSALSPQDAAATKVGETFGLGIVSSNYDVTIFPFITAVLGVLMVLVAVWGSLVAAPAASTSSKYERAGSSPRRSKHEAGKRASASGGETAQAGKNADDEPRETNQGETDLDEIELDEIDQWDALTQGEDPTDPDGPNTARARFY from the coding sequence ATGCCTCGCACTAACGAGCCGCCACGAACTGAAACCACACCAACCAAGCGACGCTTCGGGCAACGCAAACACGTCGTTCTCGCCGGGCTTGCTCTCTCGATCGCGGCGCTGATCCTCATCTCACAGACCTGGATCACAGTCGGAGCACCCGACACCGGAGTTGCCGTGGCAAGCCTCGACGTAGCCGGCGGAACAGCTTCTCCAGCGGCAGTCGCGCTCGCCGTCGTGATGCTTGCCGCCACCATCGCGCTGACGATCGCGGGTCCCATAACCCGCTGGGTCATCACCGTGGTCCAGGCGCTCGCCGGCGCCGGCATTGCCGGCGTCAGCATCTGGTCTGCACTGTCGCCGCAGGATGCCGCCGCGACGAAGGTCGGGGAGACCTTTGGGCTCGGGATTGTGAGTAGCAATTACGACGTCACGATCTTCCCTTTCATCACCGCCGTCCTCGGCGTGCTCATGGTTCTCGTTGCCGTGTGGGGTTCGCTCGTAGCCGCACCTGCCGCATCGACATCAAGCAAGTATGAACGCGCAGGTTCATCACCGCGCCGTAGCAAGCACGAGGCCGGCAAACGAGCCAGCGCAAGCGGTGGCGAAACTGCCCAGGCTGGCAAGAACGCTGACGATGAGCCACGCGAGACCAATCAAGGCGAGACCGACCTTGACGAGATCGAGCTGGACGAAATAGACCAGTGGGACGCGTTGACGCAAGGCGAAGACCCCACCGACCCAGACGGACCGAACACCGCCCGCGCACGCTTCTACTGA
- a CDS encoding phosphoribosyl-ATP diphosphatase produces the protein MKSFEELFAELQTKAVERPEGSGTVKQLDAGIHAIGKKIVEEAAEVWMASEYESDEEAAEEISQLLYHVQVMMIAKGLSLQDVYKHL, from the coding sequence GTGAAAAGCTTCGAGGAACTCTTTGCTGAACTGCAAACCAAAGCTGTAGAACGCCCTGAGGGCTCCGGCACAGTCAAACAGCTGGATGCGGGCATCCACGCGATCGGTAAGAAGATCGTTGAGGAGGCCGCCGAGGTGTGGATGGCTTCCGAATACGAGTCGGATGAAGAAGCTGCTGAGGAGATTTCGCAGCTTTTGTATCACGTCCAGGTCATGATGATCGCTAAAGGTTTGTCCCTGCAGGACGTGTACAAGCATCTGTGA
- the rpe gene encoding ribulose-phosphate 3-epimerase: MSRHSCAIHPSILSADFLRLGEELQAIKTADAVHVDVMDQHFVPNLTLGPPVVKRIQDESPLPLDIHLMIEDPDRWAPEYADMGAYSVTFHAEAATAPIRLARELRARGSKASMALRPATGLDSYMDMLPELDMLLLMTVEPGFGGQAFLDVVVPKIRAARTAIDGSGAQVALQVDGGVTTETIRIAAEAGADTFVAGSSVYGAEDVAVAIENLRREAHDAIGH; encoded by the coding sequence ATGAGCCGCCACAGCTGCGCAATCCACCCCTCGATCCTCTCGGCCGACTTCCTTCGCCTAGGGGAGGAACTGCAAGCCATCAAAACCGCCGATGCCGTGCACGTTGACGTCATGGATCAGCACTTCGTGCCGAACCTGACGCTCGGCCCTCCAGTTGTCAAGCGGATCCAGGACGAGTCCCCGCTCCCCCTCGATATCCACCTCATGATCGAGGACCCAGACCGTTGGGCCCCTGAATACGCGGACATGGGCGCCTACTCGGTCACGTTCCATGCGGAAGCCGCGACGGCACCGATCCGCTTGGCTCGCGAACTGCGTGCACGCGGATCGAAAGCGTCGATGGCTTTACGTCCAGCGACCGGCCTGGACTCCTACATGGACATGCTCCCTGAGCTCGACATGCTGCTGCTCATGACGGTCGAGCCCGGCTTTGGTGGGCAGGCTTTCCTCGACGTTGTGGTCCCGAAGATTCGCGCGGCCCGCACAGCGATCGACGGCTCCGGTGCGCAGGTTGCATTGCAGGTCGATGGTGGCGTGACGACCGAGACTATCCGCATCGCCGCTGAAGCCGGCGCGGACACGTTCGTTGCAGGCTCGAGCGTCTACGGCGCCGAAGACGTGGCCGTAGCGATCGAAAACCTGCGCCGCGAAGCCCACGACGCCATCGGACACTAA
- the hisF gene encoding imidazole glycerol phosphate synthase subunit HisF translates to MSVAVRVIPCLDVDAGRVVKGVNFEGLRDAGDPVELAERYGRVGADELTFLDVTASSDERDTVYDIVARTAEEVFIPLTVGGGIRSVEHVSKLLNAGADKVSVATAAVENPDLINQISERFGSQVLTLSLDAKRSDNPDLASGYEVMVRGGRVGTGRDALEWAAEAQKRGVGEVLLNSIDADGTQEGFDTQMLRDVRRVISVPLIASGGAGKPEHFPPAVEAGADAVLAASLFHFGPDHMMAEVKAAMRAAGITVR, encoded by the coding sequence ATGTCTGTTGCTGTTCGTGTGATTCCGTGCCTCGATGTGGATGCTGGCCGTGTGGTTAAGGGCGTCAACTTTGAGGGTTTGCGGGATGCAGGGGATCCGGTTGAGCTCGCGGAGCGTTACGGTCGTGTTGGTGCCGATGAGTTGACGTTTTTGGATGTCACGGCGTCTTCGGATGAGCGTGACACGGTGTATGACATCGTGGCTCGGACTGCTGAAGAGGTTTTCATCCCGTTGACGGTCGGCGGCGGCATCCGTTCGGTTGAGCATGTTTCTAAGCTGTTGAACGCGGGCGCGGATAAGGTTTCTGTGGCTACGGCCGCGGTCGAGAACCCGGACCTGATCAATCAGATCAGTGAGCGTTTCGGTTCGCAGGTTTTGACGTTGTCCCTTGACGCGAAGCGCAGCGATAACCCTGATCTTGCCTCGGGTTATGAGGTCATGGTCCGAGGAGGCCGTGTGGGCACGGGCCGTGACGCTCTCGAGTGGGCGGCTGAAGCGCAGAAGCGTGGCGTGGGCGAGGTGTTGTTGAACTCGATCGACGCCGACGGAACCCAGGAGGGTTTCGATACGCAGATGTTGCGCGATGTGCGTCGCGTCATTTCGGTTCCGTTGATCGCTTCAGGTGGCGCTGGTAAGCCTGAGCACTTCCCGCCGGCCGTTGAGGCGGGTGCCGATGCGGTGCTTGCGGCGTCGCTGTTCCACTTCGGCCCGGATCACATGATGGCTGAGGTCAAGGCCGCGATGCGCGCGGCCGGAATCACGGTCCGTTAG
- a CDS encoding TIGR03085 family metal-binding protein produces MPHFVKLSRQALADALLAVGPDAPTLCEGWETRHLAAHLVLREHSVWAAGITGAPGLRHGMERKLDILAAQAEHPGGYARLIKQFSQGPTKFSPFNLKRVDAAANLLEYFVHLEDIRRARERWVPRSLDAAYTERLWQRLRQAAKLLYRHAPVGIILVRPDGTRYQAKKGTDSVAIYGSVSELIMHAYGRTNHALVLYEGSPEAKKALEASLSDD; encoded by the coding sequence GTGCCTCACTTTGTCAAACTTTCCCGCCAAGCGCTCGCTGATGCGCTCCTCGCCGTAGGCCCGGACGCCCCTACGCTGTGCGAAGGCTGGGAAACACGACACCTCGCAGCACACCTCGTGCTCCGCGAACACTCCGTGTGGGCCGCCGGCATCACTGGCGCGCCCGGCCTACGTCACGGCATGGAACGAAAACTCGACATCCTCGCGGCTCAAGCCGAACACCCCGGCGGTTACGCCCGACTCATCAAGCAGTTCTCTCAAGGGCCTACAAAGTTCTCACCGTTCAACCTCAAACGGGTCGACGCGGCCGCGAACCTCCTCGAATACTTCGTACACCTCGAAGACATTCGCCGCGCCCGTGAACGCTGGGTCCCACGCTCGCTCGACGCCGCCTACACCGAACGGTTGTGGCAAAGACTCCGACAAGCCGCCAAGCTGCTCTACCGCCATGCACCCGTCGGCATCATCCTCGTACGCCCCGACGGCACGCGCTACCAAGCCAAGAAAGGCACCGACTCGGTAGCGATCTACGGCTCCGTAAGCGAACTCATCATGCACGCCTACGGACGCACCAACCACGCGCTCGTCCTCTACGAAGGAAGCCCCGAGGCCAAAAAGGCACTCGAGGCTTCACTCTCCGACGACTAA